The window TAACCTACAACCACCACCGCATCTAAGGCGGATACATCCGGCATTAATTGAATATCAACCTTTGGTTTATCACCTACTTTAACCTCCTTAGAAATATATCCCACATAGCTAAAAACTAAAACGGGTGATTCTTCAGGAATACTCATCATGTATTTCCCATCAATATCGGTAGAGGTTCCTTTGTTTGTTCCTTTTACCATTACCGTAACTCCAGGGAGAGGAATTTTATTTTCGTCCGTTACCACACCAGATACTATTTTCTGAATTTTTACGGGTAGTTTTTCTTTAGGTAGTTCTTTTATTATAATTGAGTTATTGGAATTAACTTCTACCAAAAAATCTCTCTTAACAAGAACTCTTTCCAATAATTCATTTGCACTCACAATACCCTTTTTTAATTTGGTTTTGGGTACCCCGGCAAATAAATCAGATTTATAAATAAATGTATAATCGGTTTGCTCCTTAAAAAGTTCTAAAACCTCTTTTACAGTGTACTCCCTACTTTGGCTAATCACCACTTTTGAGTTTTGAGAAAGTAAATTTCCCGAAGTAAACCCAAAGGAGAGAGAGCAAAACAGTAATATGAATGATTTCATAATGGGGATTAACAGTTTTTCTCTCAGATTTGAGAAATCCAGAATTAAATTAAATTTCATACTTTTGTACGTTGTTAATTAATTTTTTAATTAGTTAATGTTTCAGAGGGGTTTTTAGGTTTGAATTGTGAGAGATCTGAACCAAAACCCTTTTTTTCACTACTTTAAGTATACTATTTCATCTTTTATTTCATAGGCTATATTGTTTGATTGTTTCATGAGTATTAAAATTTCGTTCAGGCTGTAATTTTTTCTGAACACACCACTAAAACTTTCTTTTTCAAGCCGCTTATTGTTAAAAACAATATCTACATTGTACCATCTCGAAAGCGTTTTCATAATTTTATCTAATGTTATTTCATTAAAACTAAACACACCTGTTTTCCATGCCATAACATCATAAGTATTTACATAATTCACAGCATATGTAAACTTCTTTTTATCAAAAACCAATTGTTGTGAAGGTTTTAAGACTATATCATTACCATCAGTTTCAGCAACCACCTTACCTTCTACCAAGGTTGTTTCTATATCAGGCTCATCATCATAAACTTTTACATTGAACTCAGTACCTAGTACAGTTATCTCCTGTAATTGATTAACTACCTTAAAAGCAGTCCCTCCATTTTTACTGCTATGGGATACGTCAAAATAGGCTTCGCCGTATATGAGTTCTACCACTCTGTCTTTTCCTTGTTCAAATCTTGTAGGATATTTTATTTTAGAATCAGAGTTTAACCAGACCTTGGTACTATCAGAAAGGTTTAGTACGAATTGTCCGCCTTTTGGTATTGTAAGCATGTTATAAGTGATCGTTTTATCTACATTCTGATCTGATTCTGATAAATAGACAATCTTCTCTCCATTACTTTTTAAGGTTTTTGTGCTGTAGTTTTTCCCTTTGCCCAACTGAACATTATCACCATTTTCAAGCGTAAGTATTGCTTTATCTCCTCCCGCTTCAACGCGAGTTTCTGCAAGTGTTAATGTATTTATACTTTCTTTATCCTCACCTTGTTTATTTAATAAGAAAATGGATAGGATACCTAGTCCTATTACAACAGAAGCCACAGCACTATATTTCCACCATTTAGTATTCAGAATTACTAATTTTGAACGTTTTATTGTTGTTGACTCCTTGTCTATTTCCTTTTCTATATACCGTAACATTTTATCCCCAAGGGCTTGCTTATCTCCCTTTTCAACATTAGCCCAATCATTAGCGTCCTGAAAACTTTCATAAAAGTTAATCAGCTTCTTATCTTCCTGCTGAGTTGTGGCTCCCTTCAGGTGTTTCCTAATTAATTCAAGTAATATTGCTTTCTCTTTTTCTGTCATTAAGTACGTATATATTATTATAGTGTCTTAAAAGAAAAACATCCCCTACTCTAAATTCATTTTTTTTTACTTTTTCTTAATATTTTGATAAAGATCAAACACTATAAGCTATTGAAAACACTAAGTTTTAAGCTTTTTTATCAAAATTAAAAAAGTTAACGATGATACTTATTTCAGATAGTTGTTTATCAGTATTGTAATCATAATGATGCTAATAGCTTCTATAGCTAACGAGCCTCTTAAAATGGTGAGGGCCTTGGTTATATGATTTTCTACTGTTTTGGTTGAAATTTTAAGAGAAGCTGCTATTTCTTTGTGGCTAAGCTGTTCGTTTCTGCTTAAGAGGTATACTTGCTTACATTTTTCAGGTAACTTTTCAACAATAGAGTTTATCTGCTTCACCAACTCTTCATAAATAAGTTCATTTTCAGGTGATTGGTACTGAAATCTATTTTCTAATCCTACTTCATCTTCAAACAAAAAAGTTTCTTTCCTTTTCTTTATGAAACGGAAGACTTGATATCGAACGCTCGCATATAGGTAACTTTTAAAAGATACTTGTACATTAAGTTTCTTGCGATTACGCCAAAGGTTTATAAATGTATCTTGTATAATCTCTTCACAAGCTTCTTTGTCTTTAAGTATATTATAGGAAGATATAAATAACATGTCCCAATACATCCTATAAAGTTTGGTAAGGGCCTCTCTTTTATCCTGCTTAAGATCTTCTAATAATTTTTCGTCCTCAATAGATTTCATAATAGGGAAATGACTAATTAACACAGGGTGATTATCTATATTTATAGATTTGGGACTTTCTATAGAGATATCCTACGAGTTAATTTTCTGAACTCTTAAAAAATAAAATGTTTTTTATCATTTTATTTTAAAAAGTAGCCAATATATAAAAAATCTTCTGAATTCTTAAAAGGTGTTAAAAGTACCTTCAAGATGAAAATGCGGGGAGGCATTAATAAGAACAATCAAATAAAAACCTTGCTATAATAGCTATCAGATCTCAAAATTTAAATAAAGAAAACTACAAGGAATTTCTGTACGTGTGATTGCTTACCATCAATTTATAAGGTTCTCAAATCTTAAAAACATATACCCCTTAAAAATGTTATGTTAAAAGGGGTTGCTCTGGTAATCACTAACTATATTTCTTGTTGAATCTAATAACCAAGCACTTCCTGACACACAACAGGCCTCCTGGTTTATTGTTGTTACAATTTTCAGTATTTAGCTTATCGGGGTTAAACACTAGTTTAAAAAACTCTAATTGAAATAAGCTAATAGTGTATTTATATGTATTAAGAAAAACTAACAATATATCGTATCAGAAATTCTATCCTGTTATCGTGCATCTACAAATTGATATAACACAGTAATCTTTCCGGTTATCGCTCCTGCTTCTTTAAAGATACGATTCTCTCTCCTACCAATAACACACTCGTTATAACAAGGTTATTATAAACTACATAAGCAACTGCCCACCCTCAGAGCCCTCTTAAATGGAAGGGAACCGCAGGCGTGACCTCTCATTGCTGAAAATCTTCGGTGGTGCCGGGGAGAAAAAACTTCACCGGTTTATACAGTGGTCTGATATGTTGTAGACTGTTATAACTAAACTTTTATCCTCGTTAAATTAAATTATATTCCGGCAAAGTGAATAGCCAGCAACTTCAGTTTTTAAAGCAGGCCTTGCGTTTTTGATTTCAATCCTGTCTTCCGGAAGGCTCTTTGAGCCATCTACGGAACCGGGATATTGTCCCTGTTAATTATTTACATTTATTTCCAGCCTGAAATTTGCTTTTTCATTTCTTCTTGCAGCACTGCGCATAAGGTAAACCCGGATTTTATAATTTCCGCTTTTTTTTAAGATCCCTTCATACATATTTGTACTTTCGTTCACAGCACCGTTATATATTGCCACATAATCTTCTTTTGGCTCCATTATATTAAAGTAGTTGGCATTATTATCCGTAGACATGCTCACATTCATCGTTTGTCCTTCTTTGACATTCAGAACATAATCAATGGTCTTGGATCCTGTTATACTGGATTTAATGGTTGTTCCTGTTTTTCCCTTCTCAAACTGCACCTGACTTGTCTGGATATCTTGCGCTAAGATGCTTCCAATAATAAATATACTACCGAAAATACTCAAGCTTAAATTACGGATGTTTTGTATTTGGTTCATTTGTTTATGCATTAAGGATTAGCACTTTAAATTTACTAAAAACAATCTCAAAAACATATAAAAACACAATAAACAACTATTAAAAATGTTTTTTATTCCGAATCAGCAATCTTCTTTTAAAGCATCATTATGAATGGAAAATGAAGAACGGTACTTGCCCAAGCCGGGTTTTCGATATCGAGGGTGTATCGGCATCTTTATATGGTAGCCGGGCGGTACGCGAAAAACTCTCGTACCAGCCCTTATTTATATCCTCAGCAATACTGTTTTATCTTAAAACCTGATAAATGACAGCTCCTTCTAAAAATGATCTTTAATGGTCATACATTCCGTCAGGTTAATCTTTTAATATCGGAGGTGTCATTATCATTTTTTCTGCGGCCTCTTTTCTGAGGGCTTTCTCTTTTTGAGCCATGACTTCTGCCTTGCGTTTTTTGTTCTGACGCTTTAAAACTCTTTTCCGTAATTCGGCTAATTGAATTTGAGTAAAGAGATCCGGATTACGCTTCCTTATGATATCAGCCCATTTTAAAACCTTTTTATATCGATTTTCCTGTTCAAAACTCAGCAGGTCGTTCGCTGCTTCTATGGCAACATAGCTCTTATTATAAAACCAGGTATCAGCACAGATCTCATCAACTTTCTTTGTATATAAATCCCACCGGTCAGCAGCAGCATATTCAATGAGGTCTAATTTTGCTAAAACTCCTTTTGAATAATCATTATTCTCTGCCAGCAGTTTTCTTATGGCTTGGGCGTTTTCTTTAGCCTCTTTAATTCCGCTATTTTTAGCATACGCATTTTTTATCCTGTAAACTGAAGAAAAAAAGACTTGCTGAAAATACCTGTCAACTTCATTTTGATCGTACGTTGACGTTAATATTGACCTATTGGCATATAAATAGGAAAAAGCATTTGATGACGGATTATTCAAATATTTAAGGGCTAACTTCCAGTTATGTTCTTCCAATAAAGAAGTTTTCTCCAGCCTGTCAAAATACAGTTTCGATACGACACTCCTCCTGTCGGACTCATAGGCTTTATCCAGCGCATCCAGATACGCAATGGCACTGGCTTCTGAATAACCAGAAGCCTCAAAGCTCTTTGCCAATCCGTAAATAGTATGTTCCGGATTAAGCGCATTTTTGGCCTCTCTTATGAATTGGCCGGCAGTCATACTGCCTACAATTTTATGTACAACCGTTCCCTCACTGTTTATAAATAAGTAAGTTGGAAAAGCACTTACCCCAAATTTGTCTTTTAGCGTAATTCCTTCTCCTTTTTCCATATCATACTTTACATTAATAAAGTTGGTGTTAAAATAATTTGCCACTGCATCTTGAGTAAAAACATTCTTAGCCATAGCTTTACAGGGACCACACCAGGTGGTGTAAGCATCGAAAAAGATAAGTTTATTGGCCTTACCGGCACTCGATAAATGCGTTTTCCAGTTTCCTTCTGCAAATTCAATTTTGTGGTTTTGGGCAATAGTAACCAATCCTATAAAGCACACTATTGCAGTACATACTTTTTTCATTTATTTCAGTTTTATCTTTTCTTATTTAACTCTTTCATAATGACAATCAGTTGATTTCAAACAGTAATAAAAATAACCCGATTCAATACAAACCCACGGGTTATCTTTACGAAAATCAATTCTGATTACAAACTTGGATTTTGAAACAATTATCGGATAAAACTATTAAACGCGATATTATTAAACCTAGGTAAATCCCCTCATTTTAAGCAGCAACCCAAGAGCCCGCCCCTTGTTTTCCTTTTATAAAAAAGTGACATCCACATTACAAATGTCTGGAGCTTACTTATCGAGTTATTTTAATTATTATATTTGAAACATTACTCTTTTTTATTAAGAATAAAGCTAATTTACACGGGGCTATGAAAAAAAAATCAAAATCAATAGCTAAAATATTGTATCTGATATCAAGAGCTTTAGCTCTTATTTATTTTATTTTTCTCTGTTATTCTTTATTCTGCCTTCTTACCGGCATACATATGAAAATATCCGGCAATGGACAGACAGCAAGTATTCTTTATCCATTTTCCGAAAGTACTCTCTTGAACCTGGAGAACCATAAATCGTATCTCATCTTCGGCTTTGCGTTGCCCTTATTGCTTTATGCTTTTTTCTTTTTGGTGGCCTCCGATGTATTTAAGGTTTTTACTTTAGAAAGGTTATTCACCAAAGAAAACATAAAATATCTCCGGTTATTTTATAGCATCAATTTGTTTTTACCATTACCGATATCCGTTTTATGCAGTTTTTTTATTGAAATCCCAAATGGACTTTGGGTGTTATTATTGGTACATTTTATTCTTGGAGTTTTTATTTATTTTCTTACCGAAATTTTCACTCAGGGAATTGGTTTACAAGACGAACAAGATTTGTATATATAGTTATGGCAATAGTAGTTAATTTAGATGTGATGCTCGCAAAGCGAAAAATGCAAAGCAAGGAACTTGCAGAACGAATTGGAATTACGACAGTTAACCTCTCCATACTAAAAACAGGTAAGGCAAAGGGGGTTCGGTTTGAAACACTCGATGCCATTTGTGAGGTTCTGGATTGCCAACCCGGAGATATCCTAGAACATACAAAATAAAAACATAAAATAGAACGTGAACCAGACAACACTATTAAAGATCGTGAAATTTTATTCAGTATTGTTTTTTGTGACAGCCTTTATTTCCTGTAAAAATGGAAAGCATACAACGCAAACCGAATCAGATATTTTAAAAGATTCGTTAACAATGGAAATTGAGAATTTTAGAGAAAATGGAATTTTCAACGGGTTTTCCGTATCTATTGTGGACGATAAGGGAACTTTATACCAAAAAGGTTTTGGATTTGCAGATATCAAAAACAAGAAGCCTTATACCGATTTTACCATTCAAAATATTGGCTCCATCTCCAAAACTTTTGTTGGTATCGCATTGTTAAAAGCCCAAGAATTGGGTAAACTAAAATTGGATGATCCGGTGAACAAGTACCTGTCGTTTAAGGTTGCCAATCCAGATTTTCCCGATGCAGAGATTACTATCAGACATCTGGCCACACATACATCAGGCATTGTTGATAATGAGTTTTATTTAACGAGGAATTACTACTTAAAAGAGGATCAGA of the Zhouia spongiae genome contains:
- a CDS encoding DUF2975 domain-containing protein, whose product is MKKKSKSIAKILYLISRALALIYFIFLCYSLFCLLTGIHMKISGNGQTASILYPFSESTLLNLENHKSYLIFGFALPLLLYAFFFLVASDVFKVFTLERLFTKENIKYLRLFYSINLFLPLPISVLCSFFIEIPNGLWVLLLVHFILGVFIYFLTEIFTQGIGLQDEQDLYI
- a CDS encoding helix-turn-helix domain-containing protein, translated to MAIVVNLDVMLAKRKMQSKELAERIGITTVNLSILKTGKAKGVRFETLDAICEVLDCQPGDILEHTK
- a CDS encoding thioredoxin family protein, translated to MKKVCTAIVCFIGLVTIAQNHKIEFAEGNWKTHLSSAGKANKLIFFDAYTTWCGPCKAMAKNVFTQDAVANYFNTNFINVKYDMEKGEGITLKDKFGVSAFPTYLFINSEGTVVHKIVGSMTAGQFIREAKNALNPEHTIYGLAKSFEASGYSEASAIAYLDALDKAYESDRRSVVSKLYFDRLEKTSLLEEHNWKLALKYLNNPSSNAFSYLYANRSILTSTYDQNEVDRYFQQVFFSSVYRIKNAYAKNSGIKEAKENAQAIRKLLAENNDYSKGVLAKLDLIEYAAADRWDLYTKKVDEICADTWFYNKSYVAIEAANDLLSFEQENRYKKVLKWADIIRKRNPDLFTQIQLAELRKRVLKRQNKKRKAEVMAQKEKALRKEAAEKMIMTPPILKD
- a CDS encoding FecR family protein, which encodes MTEKEKAILLELIRKHLKGATTQQEDKKLINFYESFQDANDWANVEKGDKQALGDKMLRYIEKEIDKESTTIKRSKLVILNTKWWKYSAVASVVIGLGILSIFLLNKQGEDKESINTLTLAETRVEAGGDKAILTLENGDNVQLGKGKNYSTKTLKSNGEKIVYLSESDQNVDKTITYNMLTIPKGGQFVLNLSDSTKVWLNSDSKIKYPTRFEQGKDRVVELIYGEAYFDVSHSSKNGGTAFKVVNQLQEITVLGTEFNVKVYDDEPDIETTLVEGKVVAETDGNDIVLKPSQQLVFDKKKFTYAVNYVNTYDVMAWKTGVFSFNEITLDKIMKTLSRWYNVDIVFNNKRLEKESFSGVFRKNYSLNEILILMKQSNNIAYEIKDEIVYLK
- a CDS encoding RNA polymerase sigma factor, translating into MKSIEDEKLLEDLKQDKREALTKLYRMYWDMLFISSYNILKDKEACEEIIQDTFINLWRNRKKLNVQVSFKSYLYASVRYQVFRFIKKRKETFLFEDEVGLENRFQYQSPENELIYEELVKQINSIVEKLPEKCKQVYLLSRNEQLSHKEIAASLKISTKTVENHITKALTILRGSLAIEAISIIMITILINNYLK